A region of Pirellulales bacterium DNA encodes the following proteins:
- a CDS encoding alpha/beta hydrolase-fold protein, whose translation MTTSDGTWTQIELRGHACDVYEPPRFVSTPQAERRGAVIYLHGVRLARLADYPVFTEEFARHNLAVLAPHSGPSWWTDRITPGFDLQITPVRQVLDQVLPYAAERWGIRPPQLALLGTSMGGQGALRLAFKNADKFPVVAAISPAIDYQIRWREGDPVLRQLYDDAETARQDTATLHVHPLHWPRHLWFCCDPADARWHDSADRLRMKLAALGIPHETDLSTSAGGHGWEYYQHMAPRAVAFLADSLDRERRRVN comes from the coding sequence ATGACAACATCCGACGGCACATGGACGCAAATCGAGCTGCGGGGCCACGCATGTGATGTCTATGAGCCGCCGCGGTTTGTTTCCACGCCGCAAGCCGAGCGGCGGGGAGCGGTGATCTATCTGCATGGCGTTCGGCTGGCGCGGCTGGCCGATTATCCGGTGTTTACCGAAGAATTCGCTCGACATAACTTGGCAGTGCTCGCGCCCCACAGCGGGCCGAGCTGGTGGACCGATCGAATCACGCCGGGCTTCGATCTGCAAATTACGCCGGTCCGGCAGGTGCTCGATCAGGTGCTCCCTTATGCGGCGGAGCGATGGGGGATTCGGCCCCCGCAGCTCGCACTTTTGGGCACAAGCATGGGAGGCCAGGGGGCGCTGCGGCTGGCCTTCAAGAATGCCGACAAGTTCCCAGTCGTTGCCGCGATCTCTCCAGCGATCGACTACCAGATCCGCTGGCGCGAGGGTGATCCAGTGCTGCGGCAACTGTACGACGATGCCGAGACCGCTCGGCAAGATACGGCAACGCTGCACGTTCATCCCTTGCACTGGCCACGGCATCTCTGGTTTTGCTGCGACCCGGCCGACGCGCGATGGCACGATAGCGCCGACCGGCTGCGGATGAAACTCGCGGCACTGGGAATTCCACACGAAACCGATCTGTCCACGAGCGCCGGCGGCCACGGCTGGGAATACTACCAGCATATGGCCCCCCGGGCCGTTGCGTTTTTGGCTGATAGCCTGGATCGCGAACGCCGCCGCGTCAATTAA
- a CDS encoding PEGA domain-containing protein, protein MRILHRLHSAIGWRTGLAAAMAIVFTASQAGCVERRLIVRSNPPGALLYVDDYEIGITPCATSFIYYGTRKIRLVKDGYETLVINQPIPAPWYEYFPADFVSENLIPGHIRDLRVVTYDLRPAIPVPNEQLTGRADALRAAVKAEQAAEGIVPKPPRSLQPAPLVPPPGSAAGALPSPGYYPQPGMPNYSGAPNYSGAPNYTMPLGQPNYIFPPSQPSITAPIGPPNSRAPAGGNVYPQPTIGTPGSAIPPNTPSS, encoded by the coding sequence ATGCGTATCCTACACCGTTTGCATAGCGCGATCGGATGGCGCACCGGCCTTGCCGCGGCGATGGCGATCGTCTTCACCGCCTCGCAGGCCGGCTGCGTCGAACGCCGATTGATCGTCCGCAGCAATCCGCCGGGAGCGCTGCTGTATGTCGACGACTACGAGATCGGCATCACTCCCTGTGCGACGTCGTTCATCTACTACGGAACCCGCAAGATCCGATTGGTGAAAGACGGCTACGAAACCTTGGTCATCAACCAACCGATCCCCGCGCCGTGGTATGAATACTTCCCTGCCGATTTTGTGTCGGAGAATCTCATACCGGGGCATATCCGAGATCTGCGGGTGGTGACCTACGATCTGCGGCCCGCGATACCAGTTCCGAACGAGCAGCTTACCGGTCGAGCCGATGCGCTGCGAGCAGCGGTGAAGGCCGAACAGGCCGCCGAGGGGATCGTGCCGAAGCCACCGCGCAGCTTGCAACCGGCGCCGCTGGTTCCACCGCCGGGAAGCGCCGCCGGGGCGTTGCCCTCGCCCGGCTATTATCCGCAACCTGGGATGCCGAACTATTCTGGAGCGCCGAATTATTCCGGCGCGCCGAACTACACGATGCCGCTCGGCCAGCCGAACTACATTTTTCCGCCAAGCCAACCGAGCATCACGGCCCCGATCGGCCCGCCAAACAGTCGCGCGCCCGCAGGCGGAAATGTCTATCCCCAACCGACCATCGGTACGCCCGGCTCCGCGATCCCGCCGAATACGCCATCGAGCTGA
- the asnB gene encoding asparagine synthase (glutamine-hydrolyzing) produces MCGIAGAIWNNPSAAIDSATLDQMIELVAHRGPDDRGRYCRPCRIEGGSEPTPGIALGHRRLSIIDLAGSRQPLANEDETIWAVFNGEIYNFRELRRRLEGSGHRFRTAGDTETIVHLYEDEGPDFARRLWGMFAIALWDSRQRQLVLVRDRLGKKPLVYRFETDRLLFASELKCLLAVPGVPRDVDPEAIDEYLTYQYVPHPNTIFRGIRKLPPGHYAVWRDGQMRIDAYWQPDFSRQVDRPWRECVAELRELLTDAVRLRMQSDVPLGAFLSGGVDSSIVVGLMSQLAGGGEKSATRETASEMPGRDGGNGGITGSGGGRIKTFSIGFADAQFDETVFARQVAERFGTQHHVLRVEASGIDLLTKLAWHYDEPMADSSAIPTWYVSELARRDVKVALTGDGGDELFAGYDRYRAVWLSGMLDRLPISLRRLLASQFWRRLPANPGRRSIVRRLRRLSAVLNLPMQQRYLDWIGIFNEAGRAALYTDGLLSRLKDVDPAEFLQRAWRRSGRRDPVTAASLADLTTYLPCDLLVKVDIASMAHGLECRQPFLDHRLVEWAAALPVRYKQRLGRSKRILREAFRDLLPTEIRRRPKMGFGVPMDSWLRGKLRDFARQTLLDPRATARGYFRPEAVLQLLEEHQSGRINHGHRIWSLLVLELWHRQWVDAPTIV; encoded by the coding sequence ATGTGCGGCATCGCCGGAGCCATCTGGAATAATCCATCCGCCGCGATCGATAGCGCCACGCTGGATCAAATGATCGAGCTCGTGGCGCATCGCGGGCCGGACGATCGCGGCCGCTATTGCCGGCCGTGCCGCATCGAAGGCGGCAGCGAGCCGACGCCAGGGATCGCGTTGGGGCATCGCCGGCTTTCGATCATCGATCTCGCCGGGAGCCGGCAACCGCTCGCTAACGAAGACGAGACGATTTGGGCAGTTTTCAACGGCGAAATTTACAATTTTCGTGAGCTGCGGCGGCGGCTGGAAGGATCGGGCCACCGCTTCCGCACCGCCGGCGACACGGAAACAATCGTCCATCTCTACGAAGACGAAGGGCCCGATTTTGCCCGGCGTCTTTGGGGCATGTTTGCCATCGCTCTTTGGGATTCGCGGCAGCGGCAATTGGTGCTGGTTCGCGATCGGCTCGGCAAGAAACCGCTCGTATATCGATTCGAAACCGATCGCTTGCTTTTTGCGAGCGAGTTGAAATGTTTGCTCGCCGTGCCGGGCGTCCCGCGGGATGTCGATCCGGAAGCGATCGACGAATATCTCACCTATCAATACGTTCCGCATCCGAACACGATTTTCCGCGGCATCCGAAAGCTGCCCCCCGGCCACTACGCCGTCTGGCGCGACGGCCAGATGCGAATCGACGCTTATTGGCAGCCCGATTTCAGCCGGCAAGTGGATCGGCCATGGCGCGAGTGCGTCGCCGAGCTGCGCGAGCTGCTGACCGATGCGGTGCGTTTGCGAATGCAGAGCGATGTGCCGCTCGGAGCATTCTTGTCGGGCGGGGTCGATTCATCGATTGTCGTAGGACTGATGAGCCAATTGGCTGGCGGCGGCGAAAAAAGTGCGACGCGCGAAACCGCAAGCGAGATGCCGGGCCGAGACGGCGGAAACGGCGGGATCACCGGGAGCGGCGGCGGGAGAATCAAGACCTTTTCGATCGGGTTTGCCGACGCGCAATTCGATGAAACGGTGTTTGCCCGGCAAGTGGCGGAACGATTTGGCACGCAGCACCATGTGCTGCGCGTGGAGGCAAGCGGTATCGATCTGCTGACAAAATTGGCTTGGCACTACGACGAACCGATGGCCGATAGCTCGGCAATTCCGACGTGGTATGTCTCCGAGTTGGCGCGCCGCGATGTCAAGGTCGCGCTCACAGGCGACGGCGGCGACGAACTGTTCGCCGGTTACGACCGCTATCGGGCCGTCTGGCTCTCCGGAATGCTCGATCGCCTGCCCATATCATTGCGTCGCCTGTTGGCGAGCCAATTCTGGCGGCGATTGCCTGCCAACCCCGGAAGGCGGTCGATTGTGCGGCGCTTGCGGCGGCTTTCGGCCGTGCTGAATTTGCCGATGCAACAGCGCTATTTGGATTGGATCGGAATCTTCAACGAAGCCGGCCGCGCGGCACTTTATACCGACGGTTTACTTTCGCGGTTGAAGGATGTCGACCCGGCGGAATTCTTGCAGCGAGCTTGGCGGCGATCCGGCCGGCGCGACCCGGTTACGGCGGCCTCGCTCGCCGATCTCACGACCTATCTGCCGTGCGATTTGCTGGTCAAAGTCGATATTGCTTCGATGGCTCACGGTTTGGAATGCCGGCAGCCGTTTCTGGACCATCGGCTCGTCGAATGGGCCGCGGCGCTGCCGGTGCGGTATAAACAGCGACTCGGGCGGAGCAAGCGAATTCTCCGCGAAGCGTTTCGAGATTTGCTGCCCACCGAGATCCGCCGGCGGCCAAAAATGGGATTCGGCGTTCCGATGGATTCTTGGCTCCGCGGCAAACTGCGAGATTTCGCCAGGCAAACACTGTTGGATCCCCGAGCGACGGCCCGCGGATATTTTCGCCCGGAGGCCGTTTTGCAATTGCTTGAAGAGCACCAATCGGGCCGCATCAATCACGGCCATCGAATCTGGTCGCTATTAGTGCTCGAGCTATGGCATCGCCAGTGGGTCGATGCCCCGACGATCGTGTAG
- the hpt gene encoding hypoxanthine phosphoribosyltransferase, which produces MRKLLSAEQIDEGVGRLADEILLVYAGKPLTILGVLNGSIVLLADLIRRLDISLQVGLVQASSYRVSGSEPGPLKIDLTMLPEIGGRHVLLVDDIFDTGNTLSALVEQLRQVGPESVRTAVLLRKHGRKAVSMEPDHVGFEIPNQFVVGYGLDYRDAFRNLPYVAIMEDGDA; this is translated from the coding sequence ATGCGAAAATTGCTTAGTGCCGAACAGATCGACGAAGGCGTTGGCCGGCTGGCGGATGAAATTCTGCTGGTTTACGCTGGCAAGCCGCTGACAATCTTAGGCGTGCTCAACGGCAGTATCGTGCTGTTGGCCGATTTGATTCGCCGGCTCGACATTTCGTTGCAAGTCGGACTGGTGCAGGCCAGCAGTTATCGCGTGAGCGGTTCGGAGCCCGGGCCGCTGAAAATCGACCTTACGATGTTGCCCGAGATTGGCGGCCGGCATGTGCTCCTGGTTGACGATATTTTCGACACCGGCAACACACTTTCGGCATTGGTCGAACAATTGCGGCAAGTGGGGCCTGAGAGCGTGCGCACGGCCGTGTTGCTGCGGAAGCATGGCCGCAAGGCGGTGTCGATGGAACCGGACCACGTGGGGTTCGAAATTCCGAATCAATTCGTCGTCGGCTACGGGCTGGATTATCGCGATGCATTTCGGAATTTGCCGTATGTTGCCATCATGGAGGATGGCGACGCGTGA
- a CDS encoding glycosyltransferase produces the protein MSKRILHIIPTLDPHGSEKQLTLLASHLPRDRFDVHVCALTRGGPFEESLAKADIPVTVLHKRWKVDPGAWWRLKRHIARLRPDLVHTWLFAANCYGRTAARQAGVRRLAASERCVDRWKMWHELAIDRRLAASTDRIVANSSAVRDFYVSRGIAADKFVVIANGIPPAEQGAEPRSPGHADLLAELNLPAGLRLIATVGRLSPQKRVKELIWGMHQLSKLFDNVYLLVIGDGPLRSALERYARLTGVEDRVRFLGTRLDVARLMAHAEVFWLASGYEGQSNAIMEAMAAGVPVVACDIPANRELVVPGQTGFLVRPSSRNAFARHTLPILEDAELARRFGAAGRARMLSEFTVERMVERHAALYGELLDC, from the coding sequence GTGAGCAAACGCATTTTGCACATCATTCCGACGCTCGATCCGCACGGCTCGGAAAAGCAGTTGACGCTGTTGGCTAGCCATTTGCCGCGCGATCGGTTCGACGTGCATGTCTGTGCTTTGACTCGCGGCGGACCGTTCGAAGAATCGCTGGCCAAGGCAGATATTCCAGTGACTGTTTTGCACAAGCGTTGGAAGGTCGATCCGGGAGCTTGGTGGCGGCTGAAACGGCACATCGCGCGGTTGCGGCCCGATCTGGTTCACACGTGGCTCTTCGCCGCGAATTGCTATGGCCGAACGGCGGCTCGGCAAGCGGGCGTGCGGCGGCTGGCGGCAAGCGAGCGATGCGTCGATCGGTGGAAGATGTGGCACGAATTGGCGATCGATCGCCGCTTGGCCGCGTCGACCGATCGCATTGTCGCCAATAGCTCGGCGGTCCGCGATTTTTATGTTTCGCGCGGAATCGCTGCCGATAAATTCGTCGTAATCGCCAACGGGATACCGCCTGCGGAGCAGGGCGCCGAACCCCGCTCGCCGGGCCACGCCGATTTGCTCGCGGAGTTGAATTTGCCCGCGGGATTGAGGCTGATCGCAACGGTTGGCCGACTCTCGCCGCAGAAACGGGTCAAAGAACTGATCTGGGGAATGCATCAGTTGAGCAAGCTTTTTGACAATGTGTATCTGCTCGTCATCGGCGACGGGCCATTGCGATCGGCGCTTGAGCGGTATGCGCGGCTGACGGGAGTGGAAGACCGCGTGCGGTTTCTTGGCACACGGCTGGATGTCGCCCGCTTGATGGCCCACGCCGAAGTGTTTTGGCTGGCGAGCGGCTACGAAGGACAATCGAATGCCATCATGGAAGCAATGGCGGCTGGCGTGCCCGTCGTGGCCTGCGATATTCCGGCGAACCGAGAATTGGTGGTGCCGGGCCAGACGGGTTTTTTGGTTCGGCCCAGCTCGCGTAACGCCTTCGCGAGGCACACCCTGCCAATTCTGGAAGACGCCGAATTGGCTCGGCGATTCGGAGCAGCCGGCAGAGCGAGAATGCTCAGCGAGTTCACCGTGGAACGGATGGTGGAGCGTCACGCCGCGTTGTATGGTGAATTGCTCGATTGCTGA
- a CDS encoding GNAT family N-acetyltransferase: MSIETVQRPQRLGRTIVVRPANSRRDRRQFLALPARIYAADACWVPPLRIERKEFLDPRKHPFYLHGAATKLLAWRGSEPVGRILVSDDPLYNAKHADNVGCFGMFESADDPHVAHALLDAAAAWLAARGRTRIMGPINYSTNYECGLLIDGFDTPPRLMMNHNPAYYRGLLESCGLTKAEDLFAWWFDRVDNEIDAGWRARVERVAARGGVSVRPLRRDDLPAELQRLRTIFNEAWKDNWGGVPMTEAEFQYMARELVRFAKPELMLFSEVEGRPVGFSLSLPDINEALRDIDGRLFHYGLPIGLWKLLRGLKRIKTCRLLALGVIEGYRRRGVAELLILRTFDQGRSLGYTGAELSWTLEDNALVNRTIEAVGGRKYKTYRIFDRDIAGV, encoded by the coding sequence GTGAGTATTGAGACCGTCCAACGCCCTCAAAGGCTTGGCCGAACGATTGTCGTGCGGCCGGCCAATTCCCGGCGGGATCGACGCCAGTTTCTCGCATTGCCGGCACGAATTTACGCGGCCGACGCTTGTTGGGTGCCGCCGCTTCGGATCGAGCGGAAAGAATTTCTCGATCCGCGCAAGCATCCCTTCTACCTCCACGGCGCCGCGACAAAACTGTTGGCTTGGCGCGGTAGCGAACCGGTCGGGCGAATTCTCGTAAGCGACGATCCCCTTTACAACGCCAAGCACGCAGACAATGTTGGCTGCTTCGGCATGTTCGAATCAGCCGATGATCCCCACGTCGCGCATGCGCTTCTGGATGCGGCGGCCGCGTGGCTAGCCGCCCGCGGCCGGACGCGAATCATGGGCCCCATCAACTACTCGACAAACTATGAGTGCGGCCTGTTGATCGACGGATTCGATACGCCGCCACGGCTGATGATGAACCACAATCCGGCCTATTATCGCGGACTGCTCGAATCGTGCGGACTGACGAAGGCCGAAGATCTCTTCGCATGGTGGTTCGACCGCGTGGACAACGAAATTGATGCGGGTTGGCGGGCGCGGGTCGAGCGGGTCGCGGCCCGCGGCGGCGTCAGCGTTCGGCCGTTGCGGCGCGACGACCTGCCGGCGGAATTGCAGCGGTTGCGGACGATCTTCAACGAGGCCTGGAAAGACAATTGGGGCGGCGTGCCGATGACGGAAGCCGAGTTTCAGTATATGGCCCGCGAGTTGGTTCGCTTCGCCAAGCCGGAGTTGATGCTGTTCTCGGAGGTGGAAGGGCGGCCGGTGGGATTTTCGCTTTCATTGCCGGATATCAACGAAGCGCTGCGGGACATCGATGGCCGCCTGTTCCATTATGGATTGCCGATTGGGTTGTGGAAGCTGCTGCGCGGACTGAAGCGGATCAAGACATGCCGGCTGCTTGCCCTGGGGGTCATTGAGGGATATCGCCGCCGCGGCGTCGCCGAACTCTTGATCTTGCGCACGTTCGACCAGGGCCGCTCACTGGGCTACACCGGGGCCGAGCTAAGCTGGACACTCGAAGACAACGCCTTGGTGAATCGCACGATCGAAGCCGTCGGCGGGCGAAAATACAAAACCTATCGCATTTTTGATCGCGACATCGCGGGCGTGTGA
- a CDS encoding metal-dependent hydrolase: MAIELTWLGHATWSVAAGNHRFLVDPYLDDNPAAAAKSGDVEAEFIFLTHGHFDHMNDAVKIAKRTGAAVVANFEICQWLGNQGVSKTLPMNIGGSMPMPFGRAKMTIAHHSSVLPDGTPGGTPGGYVLTVGDQRLYFAGDTALFSDMKMIGAAGLDLAVLPIGDLFTMGPDDSLEAVKLLNPRHVAPSHYNTWPVIKQDAQQWAERVRGHTQSIPHAVEPGGNFTV, translated from the coding sequence ATGGCCATCGAATTGACTTGGCTCGGGCATGCCACGTGGTCGGTCGCGGCCGGCAATCATCGCTTTCTCGTCGATCCGTATCTCGACGACAATCCGGCCGCCGCGGCGAAATCCGGTGATGTCGAGGCGGAATTTATTTTTCTCACCCACGGCCATTTCGATCACATGAACGACGCGGTGAAAATCGCCAAACGCACCGGCGCCGCCGTGGTCGCGAATTTCGAAATCTGCCAGTGGCTTGGCAACCAGGGCGTGTCCAAAACGCTACCGATGAATATCGGCGGATCGATGCCGATGCCGTTTGGCCGGGCAAAGATGACGATCGCCCATCACAGTTCGGTGTTGCCGGACGGCACTCCTGGGGGCACTCCCGGCGGATATGTTCTGACCGTGGGCGACCAGCGGCTTTATTTCGCCGGCGACACGGCCCTCTTTTCCGACATGAAGATGATCGGGGCCGCAGGCTTGGATTTGGCGGTGCTGCCGATCGGCGATTTGTTCACGATGGGCCCTGACGACTCGCTGGAAGCCGTCAAGCTATTGAATCCGCGACACGTCGCGCCCAGTCATTACAACACTTGGCCGGTGATCAAACAGGACGCCCAGCAATGGGCCGAGCGCGTCCGCGGCCATACGCAATCGATCCCGCACGCCGTCGAACCTGGCGGGAATTTTACGGTCTAA
- a CDS encoding glycosyltransferase family 4 protein, with amino-acid sequence MSSGQGSAAGDRRASAAISPRVVFITRRFWPLVGGAETMVANLSAALVARGARATIVTARWQSNWPATFSHCGVPVARLLHPPLRIWGTLRYMRELAAWLRGHRGEFDLAYVSQLKHDAYVAVRTGRRMGFPVVLRASGGGERGDCHWHTTGRCGMRIRREVHRAAAVVAPSAAIRDELLAAGFSSSIVKLIPSGVRIGVRASPIRRRQARSTIGTANAAMSLGPDTRLAVYLGRLHPGKGLANLISAWAQVAARQADTRLWLVGEGIEHAALVGQIDALGLSGRVVLPGAFDNVEDVLAAADLFVLPSESEGLSHALLEAMAAGLPVVASDIPGNAQAIRDGVEGLLVSPGDTTALAAAIEKMFAEPARAAEFGTVARRRVEEHFSLDRMVHSHLALFERLLGAGQP; translated from the coding sequence GTGAGCAGCGGCCAGGGATCAGCGGCCGGGGATCGACGTGCCAGCGCGGCCATCTCGCCACGAGTGGTGTTCATCACGCGGCGATTTTGGCCCTTGGTGGGCGGAGCCGAGACGATGGTGGCGAATCTCTCGGCGGCGCTCGTCGCACGGGGAGCGCGTGCGACCATCGTCACCGCACGGTGGCAATCGAACTGGCCCGCCACGTTTAGCCACTGCGGAGTTCCCGTCGCACGGCTCCTGCATCCGCCGCTGCGAATCTGGGGCACGCTGCGATACATGCGCGAGTTGGCCGCTTGGCTCCGCGGTCATCGCGGCGAGTTCGACCTGGCCTACGTTTCGCAATTGAAGCACGATGCGTACGTCGCGGTTCGAACCGGACGCCGGATGGGGTTCCCGGTCGTGTTGCGAGCCAGCGGCGGCGGCGAAAGGGGCGACTGCCATTGGCACACCACCGGTCGCTGCGGCATGCGAATTCGACGCGAAGTGCATCGGGCGGCGGCTGTTGTGGCCCCCTCGGCAGCGATTCGCGATGAACTCTTGGCCGCGGGGTTCTCGTCGTCGATCGTGAAGCTGATTCCGAGCGGTGTGCGGATTGGAGTGCGAGCGAGCCCGATCCGTCGCCGGCAAGCCCGATCGACGATCGGAACTGCGAACGCGGCGATGTCGCTTGGGCCGGACACGCGTTTGGCCGTTTACCTTGGCCGCCTGCATCCTGGGAAAGGTTTGGCCAATTTGATTTCCGCTTGGGCGCAGGTCGCCGCACGACAGGCCGACACACGGCTTTGGCTGGTCGGCGAGGGGATCGAGCATGCGGCGCTTGTTGGCCAGATCGATGCGCTCGGGCTGTCGGGTCGGGTCGTGCTTCCCGGCGCGTTCGATAATGTCGAAGATGTTTTGGCCGCGGCGGATCTTTTCGTCTTGCCGTCGGAGTCGGAGGGGTTGTCGCATGCGCTGTTGGAAGCGATGGCGGCCGGCTTGCCGGTCGTGGCCAGCGATATTCCGGGTAATGCTCAAGCGATTCGCGACGGCGTCGAAGGGCTACTGGTTTCGCCTGGCGATACAACGGCTCTAGCGGCGGCCATCGAGAAGATGTTTGCGGAGCCGGCTCGGGCCGCGGAATTCGGGACGGTCGCACGGCGGCGCGTCGAGGAGCACTTTTCGCTCGATCGCATGGTCCACAGCCATCTGGCCTTATTCGAACGATTGTTGGGAGCGGGCCAACCGTGA
- a CDS encoding DnaA/Hda family protein — protein MHDKEVVSAIRASLAEKVGQDRFDLWLGTACRLSMHGDKLLVELPNRFLQNWVRSTFRVEIEAACAETLGKPITVEFRVDAALGRSAAPSRNAKGGSHRAAAGHDFSEPSAGASAAGHAANGVAEDGAAPVSPAAGTRTADALPKIPQSPDARNNHATHSRRPATLPMNGSAGGAHRRRFSTLDEFVVGASNRFAYASAQMAAEQPGRVSPLLMYGPTGVGKTHLLEGIWSAARRTRPGIQAVYLSAEQFTIYFLEALRGGSGLPSFRRKYRGVELLIIDGLQFFAGKEATANELLFTSDTLLREGRQLVFAADRSATELRGLSDELVARLSSGMACEIDPPDYPTRLGILRRLAESRGLALSDDVADFVVTHLTSHARELSGALNRLDAAARMLQEPITRSLAEEALAEMIRHNVRAVRLGDIDKAVCEVLGLDAEALQSGGKSKESAHPRMLAMWLARKHTRAALAEIGRHFGRRSHSTVVSAQKTVGGWVANQSTLDLCGRRWNVEETIRRIEERLRQA, from the coding sequence ATGCACGATAAGGAAGTCGTATCGGCCATACGCGCTTCGTTGGCCGAGAAGGTGGGTCAGGATCGGTTCGATCTTTGGCTTGGCACGGCATGCCGTCTGTCGATGCACGGCGACAAGCTGTTGGTGGAATTGCCAAACCGGTTTTTGCAGAACTGGGTGCGGTCGACATTCCGCGTCGAGATCGAGGCGGCTTGTGCCGAAACGCTTGGCAAGCCGATAACCGTCGAGTTTCGCGTCGATGCGGCGCTGGGGCGATCCGCTGCCCCTTCGCGAAACGCCAAGGGCGGCTCCCATCGGGCAGCGGCAGGCCATGACTTCTCCGAGCCAAGTGCCGGCGCCAGTGCGGCAGGCCACGCGGCGAATGGTGTGGCGGAAGACGGCGCGGCTCCGGTCTCGCCCGCGGCCGGAACCCGCACCGCAGACGCCTTGCCGAAAATTCCCCAGTCGCCGGATGCTCGCAACAACCACGCCACCCACTCTCGGCGCCCCGCGACGCTTCCGATGAACGGATCGGCCGGCGGCGCGCATCGGCGAAGGTTCTCCACGCTCGATGAGTTTGTCGTCGGTGCGTCAAACCGATTTGCATACGCATCGGCGCAAATGGCGGCCGAGCAGCCGGGACGGGTATCGCCGCTGTTGATGTACGGGCCGACGGGCGTCGGCAAGACGCATTTGCTCGAAGGCATTTGGAGCGCGGCACGGCGAACGCGTCCGGGCATTCAAGCCGTGTATCTCTCGGCCGAGCAATTTACGATCTACTTTCTCGAAGCGCTGCGCGGCGGCAGCGGATTGCCGAGCTTCCGCCGAAAATATCGCGGCGTCGAGTTGCTGATCATCGACGGATTGCAATTCTTCGCGGGCAAAGAGGCCACCGCAAACGAATTGCTGTTCACCTCCGACACGCTGTTGCGCGAGGGGCGGCAACTGGTGTTCGCAGCCGACCGCTCCGCGACCGAGCTACGCGGATTGAGCGACGAACTCGTGGCTCGACTGTCGTCGGGCATGGCCTGCGAAATCGACCCGCCCGATTATCCGACACGGCTCGGTATTCTGCGCCGATTAGCGGAATCGCGCGGATTGGCGCTGAGCGACGATGTGGCCGACTTTGTCGTCACGCATTTGACCAGTCATGCCAGGGAACTGTCCGGAGCGCTGAACCGATTGGACGCCGCGGCGCGGATGCTGCAAGAGCCGATCACGCGTTCGCTGGCGGAGGAAGCGCTGGCCGAGATGATCCGCCACAACGTGCGGGCGGTGCGGCTTGGCGACATCGACAAGGCCGTTTGCGAAGTGCTGGGATTGGATGCCGAAGCGTTGCAATCGGGCGGGAAAAGCAAGGAGTCGGCCCATCCGCGCATGCTCGCGATGTGGCTGGCCCGCAAGCACACGCGGGCCGCGTTGGCGGAGATCGGCCGCCATTTCGGCCGCCGGAGCCACAGCACGGTCGTGTCGGCGCAGAAGACCGTCGGCGGCTGGGTGGCAAACCAATCGACGCTGGATCTTTGCGGCCGGCGCTGGAACGTCGAAGAAACGATCCGCCGCATCGAAGAGCGACTGCGGCAGGCGTGA
- a CDS encoding carbonic anhydrase: MRSMLSSNLLRSAKCCNAAPCVALLFTALLAVALVSAAKTARSAEPAAITADDALAKLLKGNARFVAGKLHSVSTEELKERRAEVAHGQKPFAVIVSCSDSRVGPEIVFDQGLGDIFVVRTAGEVVDNAALGSIEYAVLHLGTPLIVVLGHERCGAVAAAVADAKEPGHIGDVIKAIQPAVAETKGQPGDPVDNAIRANVGDVVQRLKTSDAVLAERVKRGQLKISGAYISLDTGKVELLGEPSAK, encoded by the coding sequence ATGCGATCAATGCTCTCGTCAAATTTGCTGCGCTCGGCGAAATGTTGTAACGCCGCGCCGTGTGTCGCACTTCTTTTCACAGCGCTTCTTGCCGTTGCGCTGGTCTCTGCCGCGAAAACCGCTCGATCGGCGGAGCCGGCAGCCATCACTGCCGACGACGCACTTGCAAAGCTGCTTAAAGGCAACGCGCGATTTGTGGCCGGGAAGTTGCACTCGGTCAGCACCGAAGAGCTTAAGGAACGCCGCGCCGAGGTCGCCCACGGACAAAAGCCGTTCGCGGTCATTGTCAGCTGTTCCGATTCACGGGTGGGACCTGAAATCGTGTTCGACCAGGGGCTTGGCGATATCTTCGTGGTGCGCACGGCCGGCGAAGTGGTCGACAATGCCGCACTCGGCAGCATCGAGTATGCGGTCCTCCATTTGGGCACGCCGCTTATCGTCGTGCTGGGCCACGAGCGCTGCGGCGCGGTTGCGGCCGCCGTCGCCGACGCCAAAGAACCGGGCCATATCGGCGACGTGATCAAGGCGATTCAGCCGGCCGTGGCAGAAACGAAAGGCCAACCGGGCGATCCAGTCGACAACGCGATCCGCGCGAATGTCGGCGATGTCGTCCAGCGGCTGAAAACGTCCGACGCGGTCCTCGCCGAGCGCGTGAAGCGCGGGCAGCTCAAAATTTCCGGAGCCTACATCTCGCTCGACACCGGAAAAGTGGAATTGCTCGGCGAACCGTCCGCGAAATAA